A stretch of DNA from Mucilaginibacter daejeonensis:
GCAGGCTTGCCATTGATCTTGACGTCAACATCGGTCATGGCGCCTTCAAATACCAGTTGAACCACCTTGCCTTTGTAGGCTGCCGGTACTTTGAATTCGTATTTGTACAGACCTTTCTCTTTACCGCGTACGGTATCCTTGGCCCAGCCGTAATCATACTTACCAAAGCCCTGTAACTCCCAGTTGGATGGCACAGGTATGGTGGTCCACTTGCCTGAGTTAGGGCCGGCCGTGCAGTAGAACTGCCATTTAACGGTGTGGTCGCTACCTGTGCCCGACAGGTACATGCGCTGCGTATCCTGCGCTGAAGCTTGTTGTGCTGCAAAAGCCAACAGGCAGATCAGGAAGGTATAAAAGCGGGCAGGTGTCATGGTCAACGATCTCAATAAACAGGTTTGAAGCTGATGGTGCTATCCGTGCGGAAAGGCATGGCAGGCAAACCATCTTTATTATAAAAGTTAGGCTGAGCGCTTTCGCCCCAGGCAAAGCGGGCAGCCACAGGTTTTTTAACGTCGGTTGCCGATAAGATCACCTGATCATCTTTGATCATGGCATTGGCCGGTACAAATTTTCCATCGGCCCCGGCAATGGTGAACCAGTTGAGCGGTTTACCGTCATGACTGATGAGCCCTTTGCCCACGTGATCGAACGACAGAATGATCTGATCACGGCTAACGGCCATACTCTTGTAGATCGGTCCCGAATACTCGTTCTTGAAGCCGTAAGTGCGGCCAAGCGCTACCAGCGCCAGGCGGCGGCCCACCTCCCACTTAAACGGCGGGTGAATGTTCTTGATGTTATCGTTCAGGTCGGTGGTCACGATCATGAAGGTGTGCGGTACCTTCATCACCTGTGCCTGTGCCTCCCTGAACTCGGGCAGACTTTCGGTCGTAAATTTCTTGTCCTGTGAGTTGAGGAACGGCGCCAACTGCACGTAATAGAAAGGCAGCTTGTTGTTTTGCCATAGCTTACGCCAGCTATCGATCAGCACCTTCATTTTGTAGGTGTAGCTGATGGTCTCGCCTACGTTGCTTTCGCCTTGGTACCATAAAAAACCTTTGAGCGCGAACGGAGCGATGGTCCTGATCATGGGGTAATAGAATTTACCATGGTCGGCATTTACCTTTACGGTCTTAAAATATGGTTCGGCCTCGTATGCGGTGGTATCGACCCAGGTCTCGATGCGCACGCCGCTCACTGCCGAGCAGATCATGCCCACCGGCACCTTGAGCTCAGCCTTCAATTTCTTAGCGAAAAAATAACCCACCGCCGAGAAGGACCTTAAGGCTGAATCCTGGGCTATGCTCCAGCCGTTATGCTCAGGGTCTGGCTTTAACTGTTTCTTACGGTCGGTCATAAATACCCTGATGCCTGGGTCATGTGCACGCTCCACCTCATCTATCGGCGAGTTGGCGGTGCTGGTATCGGGTCGGTTGACCTTGCCGTTCTTGCGCATCTCGTACTGCATGTTGCTTTGACCCGAGCATAACCACACTTCGCCTACCAGTATATCGGTCAGCGTGATCTTGTTGTTGCCGGTGATGGTCAGGTCCTGGCCTTTGGCCGAGGCAGGCATTGGGTCGAGCATTATCTTCCAGTTGCCGGCCGCATCAGCGATCGCACCCTTGGTCTGTTTGCCGAACTTTACGGTCACCTTTTCGCCCATGTTGGCGGTGCCCCACACCGGCACGGGCTGATTGCGTTGCAATACCATGCTGTTGCCTAATATCTTAGGCAATACCACATCGGCCTTACTGCTCAATGCGCACAGGCCAGCAGCTAAAGAAAGGATGATCTGTTTTGGATAGCGCAACATCAGAATGCTTCTGTCTTGAATGACTTAATGTAATAGGCCGCCTCTTTCACCGGATCACCTGCCTTTTTAAGGTCATAGCTTTGATCGGTAGGCGTATCGGCATCCGGGAAACGGCGCACATCGCCGGTACGGAACACCACGCTGCGCACGCTGATCACCGGTTGAAAGAACAACGACGGCGACAGATCCTTACCATTGATATTGATGGTGTAGAACCGGGTATCGGTATTGAGCCTCAATTTCACAGTGTATGCTTTGCCTGCCTCATACTTCATGAAGTTTTTGGCGCGATAACCGGCTTTGCCACGCAGTACACCTGTCGAATCGAAGGTCAAGCGGATTGCTGCCATACCCTTCTCGTTTTGGAACTCGATATCAAGCTGACCATTATTGTTCTGCGCCGGAATGATGGTGAACTCGGTCTCCAGTTTCTTACTTTCAGGAACCACGCGTTCGGCTTTGGCATATTCGTAACGGTCCTTGTCCTTAATGGCTAAAGCTTTCTCCCCGTCAGGACCTTTCTCGATACCCACCGGCGCCCACATGGCACTGTTATAGTTCCAGTTGTCCAATTCTTTTCCGGCCGGCATCATGGCAAAATCCTCATTGGCATGGGTCTTGGCTATCTCTGTCAAAGGCACGGGGATCGATGATACCCAAATATCCTCTTTATTCATGCTGTAGGTGACCCACATCTTACCATCGGGCGGAGTGCCGTTACCTTCAATAATGCCGCGCACATATTGCGGACCGTATGATTTGTAGTTACCTCCGTAACGCATGGTAGATATCTCGCCATTGATGAGCAGCAGGTTGGTATAATTCAAGCCATCCTTGCTTACTGAGGCAGCCAGTGGCCAGCGGAACTCTGATGGATTGTACACCAATGCATACTGACCATCGCTGGTCTTTTGGCCCCAGATCTTGGCATTGCTGTTGATCACGCGAGGGGCGCGGGCGGCGTTCTGTGGCCAGGTCTTACCGTTATCGGTACTGATCGAGGTCAGGGCATTTTTCCACAAGCCTACCACACGGCCATCAGGCAGGTGATAGTAGTTAAAGGCCTTATATTCTTTTTTTAGCGGGATCAACGGGTCTTTGCGGTCAGTCTCCTCTACCCATTGCATCATCATGAGCGGGTTGGCCATCAACTCATCGCAAGCCTGCACAAACCCTTTGTCCTTACTTTTTTTATAGAATGGGTACGAGGTATTGCTCTCGTTCCATTTAGGGTTATAATGGATGAAGTAGATCGGGCCGTACTTGCCGTTAGGCAACACCTCACGTACCACGCGGCCAATGCCCTGTCCATCGTTAGGGTCATCGTGCTCATCTAAACAGATGCCGTAAAAGCCCAAGGCCAACAGCCGGTTGCTTTTAGAAGTATAAAAACCCATGCGCTGATGCATCACGGCCATCAGGTCTTTGGCTACCAGGCCGGGCTTATCGAGCTTGGTGGTACCATCAGGTACTTTGTATTGGGGGAAGATCACTTCCGGCTTGCTCCAATTATTGCCACCATCTTTTGAGGTGATCATGAGCGTTTGGCCTGGTGGGATGCTCTCGCCTACCTTATCACTCAGGTACTCTACATAGAACGTTTTGTTCCAATAGGCCAGCATGGGCGCGTGGTTATAGGTCCAGCCAAAGCCTTCGGCCATTTCAGGATGCTCGCGGTT
This window harbors:
- a CDS encoding exo-alpha-sialidase, which codes for MMKKLLIATYILSSCMAAAQAQDTVHYTGNTVSNVDYHHGQLTSVVGVHSKQIFRANREHPEMAEGFGWTYNHAPMLAYWNKTFYVEYLSDKVGESIPPGQTLMITSKDGGNNWSKPEVIFPQYKVPDGTTKLDKPGLVAKDLMAVMHQRMGFYTSKSNRLLALGFYGICLDEHDDPNDGQGIGRVVREVLPNGKYGPIYFIHYNPKWNESNTSYPFYKKSKDKGFVQACDELMANPLMMMQWVEETDRKDPLIPLKKEYKAFNYYHLPDGRVVGLWKNALTSISTDNGKTWPQNAARAPRVINSNAKIWGQKTSDGQYALVYNPSEFRWPLAASVSKDGLNYTNLLLINGEISTMRYGGNYKSYGPQYVRGIIEGNGTPPDGKMWVTYSMNKEDIWVSSIPVPLTEIAKTHANEDFAMMPAGKELDNWNYNSAMWAPVGIEKGPDGEKALAIKDKDRYEYAKAERVVPESKKLETEFTIIPAQNNNGQLDIEFQNEKGMAAIRLTFDSTGVLRGKAGYRAKNFMKYEAGKAYTVKLRLNTDTRFYTININGKDLSPSLFFQPVISVRSVVFRTGDVRRFPDADTPTDQSYDLKKAGDPVKEAAYYIKSFKTEAF
- a CDS encoding sialate O-acetylesterase; the encoded protein is MLRYPKQIILSLAAGLCALSSKADVVLPKILGNSMVLQRNQPVPVWGTANMGEKVTVKFGKQTKGAIADAAGNWKIMLDPMPASAKGQDLTITGNNKITLTDILVGEVWLCSGQSNMQYEMRKNGKVNRPDTSTANSPIDEVERAHDPGIRVFMTDRKKQLKPDPEHNGWSIAQDSALRSFSAVGYFFAKKLKAELKVPVGMICSAVSGVRIETWVDTTAYEAEPYFKTVKVNADHGKFYYPMIRTIAPFALKGFLWYQGESNVGETISYTYKMKVLIDSWRKLWQNNKLPFYYVQLAPFLNSQDKKFTTESLPEFREAQAQVMKVPHTFMIVTTDLNDNIKNIHPPFKWEVGRRLALVALGRTYGFKNEYSGPIYKSMAVSRDQIILSFDHVGKGLISHDGKPLNWFTIAGADGKFVPANAMIKDDQVILSATDVKKPVAARFAWGESAQPNFYNKDGLPAMPFRTDSTISFKPVY